The Methanobacterium sp. genome has a window encoding:
- a CDS encoding nucleotidyltransferase domain-containing protein yields MKTPEKYPEEVYEFVKEILRRYKDRVETIILFGSVARGEAREESDIDILVVGDVDLDELVEVSFPLLLKYGKLISAKDMKKSRFKKQAKEGYSFINNVLNDGVILYERMGKASGEG; encoded by the coding sequence ATGAAAACTCCTGAAAAATATCCGGAGGAAGTGTATGAATTTGTAAAAGAAATCCTCCGCAGATATAAGGACAGGGTGGAAACCATAATTTTATTTGGATCTGTTGCCAGAGGAGAAGCCCGAGAAGAATCTGATATTGATATTTTGGTGGTGGGAGATGTTGACCTTGATGAACTGGTAGAAGTATCATTTCCACTTTTACTTAAATATGGTAAACTTATATCAGCAAAAGATATGAAAAAATCTCGCTTTAAAAAGCAAGCTAAAGAAGGTTATTCTTTTATCAACAATGTATTGAATGATGGTGTTATTTTA